A region from the Natronomonas salsuginis genome encodes:
- a CDS encoding DoxX family protein, giving the protein MRVAREDTDGTMATKTDSETGRISRLGRILFGLGLALQASEDFRDMDDTVEYAKSAGVPMPEHAAPFASGMMVVAGAGIALWRLPKVATGAATTFLAVVTLTMHDFWNADPDDRDGERLAFFGNLAMFGAALAFLREAYR; this is encoded by the coding sequence ATGAGAGTCGCGCGCGAGGACACCGACGGAACGATGGCTACGAAGACGGACTCCGAAACGGGGCGAATCTCGCGGCTCGGGCGAATACTGTTCGGACTCGGACTGGCGCTTCAGGCATCCGAGGACTTTCGCGATATGGACGACACCGTCGAGTACGCGAAGTCGGCAGGCGTGCCGATGCCAGAACACGCGGCACCGTTCGCTTCGGGGATGATGGTCGTCGCCGGGGCGGGGATCGCCCTGTGGCGACTCCCGAAGGTCGCGACCGGCGCGGCGACGACCTTTCTTGCGGTCGTCACGCTAACCATGCACGATTTCTGGAACGCCGATCCGGACGACCGCGACGGCGAGCGACTTGCGTTCTTCGGAAACCTCGCGATGTTCGGGGCGGCGCTCGCGTTCCTCCGCGAAGCGTATCGGTAG
- a CDS encoding PrkA family serine protein kinase, producing MSDMETLEELSKEYRSTIPSDLRRTHSFGWYLEELYEDPKVARNAHQRLADMFDHYGTSYDEEAGIVEYEIASADPLGDGQNTFYGRVIHEAIHEFTNKVKSGARGLGPEKRIKLLLGPVGSGKSDFDRQIRRYFEDYTTTDAGRMYTFRWTGLCDVLPDQDPADDVVRSPMNQDPIVLLPHEGRQRVIDDLNEVLDAPYTIRNEQSLDPASEFYMDALLEHYDDDLQAVLENHVEVIRLLADENKRQAVETFEPKDKKNQDETELTGDVNYSKIAVYGESDPRAFDYSGAFCNANRGIFSGEELLKLQREFLYDFLHATQEQTIKPKNNPRIDIDQVIVGRTNMPEYRDKKGDEKMEAFNDRTKRIDFPYVLQYEEEAKIYRKMLNNADVPDIHVEPHTLEMAGLFGVLTRIEEPDGGTVSIVQKAKAYNGEIDEGEDIDVKKLRDEGAETADIGEGMDGVSPRFIGDEIAEAIMDSMHRGRLFLSPLTAFNHLEGNLENHGSIPEENFEDYYRYLESVREEYKDRAIEDVRHALAYDLDEIRRQGEKYMDHVMAYIDDDTVEDSITGRDQEPDETFLRAVEEKLDVPADRKDDFRQEVANWVSRRAREGETFEPQDNDRLRRALERKLWEDKKHNINFSALVSSGDLDDDERNAWIDALEEQGYSTDGAKEVLEFAGAEVAKAEMEDE from the coding sequence ATGAGCGATATGGAAACCCTCGAGGAACTCAGCAAGGAGTACAGAAGTACGATCCCATCGGACCTCCGTCGAACGCATTCGTTCGGATGGTATCTTGAAGAGCTGTACGAGGACCCGAAGGTCGCCCGCAACGCCCACCAGCGGTTGGCGGACATGTTCGACCACTACGGGACCTCATACGATGAGGAGGCCGGAATCGTCGAGTACGAGATCGCCTCCGCGGATCCGCTCGGCGACGGCCAGAACACCTTCTACGGCCGCGTCATCCACGAGGCGATCCACGAGTTCACCAACAAGGTGAAATCCGGCGCTCGGGGATTGGGCCCGGAAAAGCGGATCAAGCTCCTGCTCGGCCCCGTCGGCTCCGGGAAGTCCGACTTCGACCGGCAGATCAGACGCTACTTCGAGGATTACACGACCACCGACGCGGGCCGGATGTACACCTTCCGCTGGACGGGCCTCTGCGACGTGCTCCCCGATCAGGACCCGGCCGACGACGTCGTGCGCTCGCCGATGAACCAGGACCCGATCGTCCTCCTTCCCCACGAGGGCCGCCAGCGAGTCATCGACGATCTGAACGAGGTGCTCGACGCGCCGTACACGATCCGAAACGAGCAGTCGCTCGATCCGGCGAGCGAGTTCTACATGGACGCGCTCTTGGAGCACTACGACGACGACCTGCAGGCCGTCCTCGAAAACCACGTCGAGGTGATCCGACTGCTGGCCGACGAGAATAAGCGACAGGCCGTCGAGACGTTCGAGCCGAAGGACAAGAAGAACCAGGACGAAACCGAGCTCACCGGCGACGTCAACTACTCGAAGATCGCCGTCTACGGCGAATCCGACCCGCGGGCGTTCGACTACTCGGGGGCGTTCTGTAACGCCAATCGCGGAATCTTCTCCGGCGAGGAGCTGTTGAAGCTCCAGCGGGAGTTCCTCTACGATTTCCTCCACGCCACCCAAGAGCAGACTATCAAGCCGAAGAACAATCCCCGGATCGACATCGATCAGGTGATCGTCGGCCGGACGAACATGCCGGAGTACCGCGACAAGAAGGGCGACGAGAAGATGGAGGCGTTCAACGACCGGACCAAGCGGATCGACTTCCCGTACGTCCTCCAATACGAGGAAGAGGCGAAGATCTACCGGAAGATGCTGAACAACGCGGACGTGCCGGACATACATGTCGAGCCGCACACCCTGGAGATGGCCGGCCTGTTCGGCGTGTTGACCCGGATCGAAGAGCCCGACGGCGGCACCGTCTCGATCGTTCAGAAGGCGAAAGCCTACAACGGCGAGATCGACGAGGGCGAAGATATCGACGTGAAGAAGCTCCGCGACGAGGGCGCCGAAACCGCCGACATCGGCGAGGGGATGGACGGCGTCTCACCGCGGTTCATCGGCGACGAGATCGCGGAGGCGATCATGGACTCGATGCATCGCGGTCGGTTGTTCCTCTCGCCGCTGACGGCGTTCAACCACCTCGAAGGCAACCTCGAGAATCACGGTTCGATCCCCGAAGAGAACTTCGAGGACTACTACCGATACCTCGAGTCGGTCCGCGAGGAGTACAAAGACCGGGCGATCGAGGACGTTCGCCACGCCCTCGCGTACGATCTCGACGAGATCCGGAGACAGGGCGAAAAGTACATGGACCACGTCATGGCCTACATCGACGACGACACGGTCGAGGACTCGATCACCGGCCGCGATCAAGAGCCTGACGAGACGTTCCTGCGCGCCGTTGAGGAGAAACTCGACGTGCCGGCCGACCGGAAGGACGACTTCCGACAGGAGGTCGCAAACTGGGTCAGCCGACGCGCCCGCGAGGGGGAGACGTTCGAACCGCAGGACAACGATCGGCTCCGCCGGGCCCTTGAACGGAAGCTCTGGGAGGACAAAAAGCACAACATCAATTTCTCGGCGCTCGTCTCCAGCGGCGACCTCGACGACGACGAACGGAACGCCTGGATCGACGCGCTCGAGGAGCAGGGGTACAGCACGGACGGGGCGAAGGAGGTGCTCGAGTTCGCCGGTGCCGAAGTCGCGAAAGCGGAGATGGAAGACGAATGA
- a CDS encoding SpoVR family protein: MSTDDRFHKQRIARGLETPAREANELARKLGLDPFEVNYWIVDYDEMNELIAYGGFQRRYPHWRWGMNYDRQRKQRQFLGGKAFEIVNNDDPSNAFLQESNSLADQKAVITHVEAHSDFFKHNEWFRMFGESPNAAAMLERHAEAIAEYMENPDVSREAVEEWIDHVLCLEDNIDQHRPFTATREWDGSSATTADLDERLGELDLSEEVRREVFDEAWVDSMADERDGARFPADPERDLLAFLASHGMAYDEESEKAVEFEEWQREVLELLRKEAYYFAPQKMTKVMNEGWAVYHESRMMADENFAGDDEFVSYADHMAQVLGSPGLNPYKLGFELWQYVENRRNRREVIEHLLRVDGVTWRNFAETVDFDLVLEHLEPDPIVADPVGNLDSLDSSDPRIDAEALERARNGALSDLSRRAWKLLTYEGMAERHYSLTKRSNRGFLKRVTQAELERIARYLFDTERYGSVEEAVTAVDRTAGWERMFEIRESHNDVTFLDAFLTDEFVEENDYFTYEYSRMTEDFRVTSTAAADVKKKLMLQFTNFGKPTVAIHDANFRNRNELLLAHHYNGVHLDVREAKQTLERVFELWGRPVALKTIRKEFDQHDVDVARRRGREPEPIERGILIRFDGESFEEEELSDAEVEEIAATEVDYDTKPDEWL, translated from the coding sequence ATGAGCACCGACGACAGATTCCACAAGCAGCGTATCGCGAGGGGGCTCGAAACGCCGGCTCGCGAGGCGAACGAACTCGCGCGCAAGCTGGGGCTCGATCCCTTCGAAGTGAACTACTGGATCGTTGACTACGACGAGATGAACGAACTCATCGCCTACGGCGGCTTCCAGCGGCGGTACCCCCACTGGCGGTGGGGGATGAACTACGATCGCCAGCGCAAACAGCGGCAGTTCCTCGGTGGCAAGGCCTTCGAGATCGTCAACAACGACGACCCCTCGAACGCGTTCTTGCAAGAATCGAACTCGCTGGCCGATCAGAAGGCCGTCATCACGCACGTGGAGGCCCACTCGGATTTCTTCAAGCACAACGAGTGGTTCCGGATGTTCGGCGAGTCGCCGAACGCGGCCGCCATGCTGGAGCGACACGCAGAGGCGATCGCCGAGTACATGGAGAATCCGGACGTCTCGCGGGAGGCCGTCGAGGAGTGGATCGATCACGTCCTCTGTCTGGAGGACAACATCGATCAACACCGGCCGTTCACGGCGACGCGCGAGTGGGACGGTTCCTCGGCGACGACGGCGGATCTCGACGAGCGGTTGGGCGAACTCGATCTGTCCGAGGAGGTTCGTCGTGAAGTGTTCGACGAGGCGTGGGTGGATTCGATGGCCGACGAACGCGACGGCGCGCGGTTTCCGGCCGATCCCGAACGGGACCTACTTGCCTTCCTCGCCTCGCACGGGATGGCCTACGACGAGGAGTCGGAGAAAGCGGTCGAGTTCGAGGAGTGGCAGCGGGAGGTGTTGGAGCTGTTGCGCAAGGAGGCGTACTACTTCGCGCCGCAGAAGATGACGAAGGTGATGAACGAGGGGTGGGCCGTCTACCACGAATCGCGGATGATGGCTGACGAGAACTTCGCGGGCGACGACGAGTTCGTCTCCTACGCGGATCACATGGCGCAGGTTCTCGGCTCGCCGGGGTTGAATCCGTACAAACTCGGCTTCGAACTCTGGCAGTACGTGGAGAACCGCCGCAACCGCCGCGAGGTGATCGAACACCTGCTCCGCGTCGACGGCGTAACCTGGCGGAACTTCGCTGAGACGGTCGATTTCGACCTCGTGTTGGAGCATCTGGAGCCGGATCCGATCGTCGCCGATCCGGTCGGCAACCTCGATTCGCTCGATTCCAGCGATCCGCGGATCGACGCGGAGGCGCTCGAACGAGCTCGGAATGGAGCGTTGTCCGACCTGAGCCGACGGGCGTGGAAACTGCTTACCTACGAGGGCATGGCCGAACGCCACTACTCGCTCACGAAGCGGTCGAATCGCGGGTTCCTCAAGCGGGTCACGCAGGCCGAACTCGAACGGATCGCCCGGTATCTGTTCGATACCGAACGGTACGGTTCTGTCGAGGAGGCCGTCACGGCGGTCGATCGGACGGCGGGATGGGAGCGGATGTTCGAGATCCGCGAGAGCCACAACGACGTGACGTTCCTCGACGCGTTCCTCACGGACGAGTTCGTCGAGGAAAACGACTACTTCACCTACGAGTACAGCCGCATGACCGAGGACTTTAGGGTTACGTCGACGGCCGCCGCGGACGTGAAAAAGAAGCTGATGTTGCAGTTCACGAACTTCGGCAAACCGACCGTCGCGATTCACGACGCGAACTTCCGGAACCGAAACGAGCTGCTCCTCGCACACCACTACAACGGCGTCCACCTCGACGTTCGAGAGGCCAAACAGACGTTGGAACGCGTCTTCGAGCTGTGGGGTCGGCCGGTCGCCCTGAAGACGATCAGAAAGGAGTTCGACCAACACGACGTCGACGTGGCCAGACGACGCGGCCGAGAACCGGAGCCGATCGAGCGGGGAATCCTCATCCGGTTCGACGGGGAATCGTTCGAGGAGGAGGAGCTGTCGGACGCGGAGGTTGAGGAGATCGCCGCTACCGAGGTCGATTACGACACGAAGCCCGACGAGTGGCTTTAG
- a CDS encoding enoyl-CoA hydratase/isomerase family protein, with amino-acid sequence MTWDTVDLEWSGDIATVTVDRPEALNALNVETIEAMGEAIAEARTEEARVLVVRGAGDDAFIAGADIKYMKDLSTPEGQAWGELGHSVANALERFPAPTIAVVDGYAFGGGCEMAMACDIRVGSESALIGNTEIDLGIIPGWGGTQRLPRLVGEETAKRMIYLGQRLDAETAREEGLLGEVVPDDEIDDRVAELAAELAEKPAFALQAAKDAIAQGYSDIGGLDYEKRTFGGLFGTPDQREGMDAFVENREPDFE; translated from the coding sequence ATGACGTGGGATACCGTCGATCTCGAGTGGAGCGGTGACATCGCAACGGTGACCGTCGACCGTCCCGAGGCACTCAACGCGCTGAACGTCGAGACGATCGAAGCAATGGGTGAAGCCATCGCCGAGGCGAGGACCGAGGAGGCGCGGGTGCTCGTCGTCCGCGGGGCGGGTGACGACGCCTTCATCGCCGGGGCGGACATCAAGTACATGAAAGACCTTTCGACCCCCGAGGGGCAGGCCTGGGGTGAACTGGGTCACAGCGTCGCGAACGCGCTCGAACGATTCCCGGCGCCGACGATCGCCGTGGTCGACGGCTACGCGTTCGGCGGCGGCTGCGAGATGGCGATGGCCTGCGACATCCGGGTCGGCAGCGAATCCGCGCTCATCGGCAACACCGAGATCGATCTCGGCATTATCCCAGGCTGGGGCGGCACCCAGCGGCTCCCGCGACTCGTCGGCGAGGAGACGGCGAAGCGGATGATCTACCTCGGCCAGCGTCTCGACGCCGAGACCGCCCGCGAGGAGGGGCTTCTCGGCGAGGTGGTCCCTGACGACGAGATCGACGACCGCGTCGCGGAACTCGCCGCGGAACTCGCCGAGAAACCCGCCTTCGCGCTCCAGGCCGCGAAAGACGCGATCGCACAGGGGTACAGCGACATCGGTGGGCTCGACTACGAGAAACGGACGTTCGGCGGTCTGTTCGGCACGCCCGATCAGCGCGAGGGGATGGACGCGTTCGTCGAGAACCGCGAGCCGGACTTCGAGTAA
- a CDS encoding DUF7344 domain-containing protein encodes MARTVGDESATEDLDEATIHDVLRNDRRRLVIEALQQGDGTATVGDLAEVVAAREVGDDPPPKNKRQSVYVSLHQTHLPKLNSLDIVAYNSDCGHVRLLDRVREVEVYMEVVPAYGLSWGEFYFGWGLLGILAVVAVRIGVPGASAIDSTALAGVFCLGLMAASAYHVYSQQDRILFQRLLDRG; translated from the coding sequence GTGGCAAGGACTGTGGGGGACGAGTCGGCGACCGAGGATCTCGATGAGGCCACGATTCACGACGTGCTTCGGAACGATCGCCGCCGACTGGTTATCGAGGCGCTTCAACAGGGGGACGGAACGGCGACGGTCGGCGATCTCGCGGAGGTGGTCGCCGCCCGCGAGGTTGGAGACGATCCCCCACCGAAGAACAAGCGCCAATCGGTCTACGTCTCGCTGCATCAGACGCACCTCCCCAAACTCAATTCGCTGGATATCGTGGCGTACAATTCGGATTGCGGGCACGTTCGATTGCTCGATCGCGTTCGGGAGGTCGAAGTGTACATGGAGGTCGTCCCGGCGTACGGCCTGTCGTGGGGTGAGTTCTACTTCGGCTGGGGACTGTTGGGGATACTGGCGGTGGTTGCGGTTCGGATCGGCGTCCCCGGCGCGTCGGCAATCGATTCGACCGCCCTCGCCGGCGTCTTCTGTCTTGGACTGATGGCGGCGTCGGCGTACCACGTTTACAGCCAGCAGGATCGAATCCTTTTTCAGCGGCTGTTGGACCGAGGCTAA
- a CDS encoding PrkA family serine protein kinase — MSGEYGRRTSGEAYVRRADEALEETYEPPMSLAEYVDLVIERPGSAAHASKYLLAAIEAAGTRTVVEEGERKERYRFFDDPHNDGEHAILGNTEVLNAFVDDLRSIAARRGKEEKILWLDGPTATGKSELKRCLINGLREYSKTDPGRRYTVEWNIAGADASPGMTYGDVSAPDEDDWYVSPVQSHPLSVFPESVRDELLAELNDALDDHIPIHLDTRLDPFSREAYDHLEEQYRRRNTDELFSAVTDERHLRVKNYVVDVGQGIGVLHSEDDGSPKERLVGSWMAGMLQQLDSRGRKNPQAFSYDGVLSQGNGLLTIIEDAAQHADLLQKLLNVPDEGTVKLDKGIGMDLDTQMVIISNPDLEAQLNQHTGMEGSDPLKALKRRLDKHEFAYLTNLSLEAELLRRELTNETSIWEADSYEELESMVREPVRISVRGADGTVRNRELAPHAIEAAALYAVGSRLDIEVLPPGVDLVDKALLYDRGYLQDGDERRYREEFDFGAPDDGTRGIPVTYTRDVLADLLHEDPERRHPSLAVEDVIMPRDVLNAMVDGLDDAPVFSPNERTEYENRLVPVKNHVFGCQEADVIDAIMREKRVDEATVEEYIEHVYAWVEGERIENDRGETVDPDPLKMKVFEIEHLGRFDGSDYDGSEPTEDVEAFRAEKIITALNRHAWRNRDEDFRVSDVDPREIPVIRTVLGSHDWDAVGRTFEDFDPDQWDDPPSGTETEAIKARTLRNLQEMFGYSAASAELTSRHVMGQVSYRWD, encoded by the coding sequence ATGAGCGGCGAGTACGGACGACGAACGAGCGGCGAGGCGTACGTCCGGCGTGCGGACGAGGCGCTCGAGGAGACCTACGAACCGCCGATGTCGCTCGCCGAGTACGTCGATCTGGTCATCGAGCGGCCCGGATCGGCCGCCCACGCCTCGAAGTACCTCCTGGCGGCCATCGAAGCCGCGGGCACGCGCACCGTCGTCGAGGAAGGCGAACGAAAGGAGCGCTATCGCTTCTTCGACGATCCGCACAACGACGGCGAACACGCCATCCTCGGCAACACGGAGGTGCTGAACGCCTTCGTCGACGACCTCCGGTCGATCGCCGCACGCCGGGGCAAAGAGGAGAAGATCCTCTGGCTCGACGGCCCGACGGCGACCGGCAAATCGGAACTCAAACGCTGTCTGATAAACGGGCTTCGCGAGTACTCGAAGACCGATCCCGGCCGTCGCTACACGGTCGAGTGGAACATCGCGGGTGCCGACGCGTCGCCGGGGATGACCTACGGTGACGTCTCCGCGCCGGACGAGGACGACTGGTACGTCTCGCCCGTCCAGTCACACCCGCTTTCGGTGTTTCCGGAGTCGGTCCGCGACGAGCTCCTCGCGGAGTTGAACGACGCTCTCGACGACCACATCCCGATCCACCTCGACACCCGTCTCGATCCGTTCAGTCGCGAAGCCTACGACCACCTCGAAGAGCAGTATCGCCGGCGAAACACGGACGAGCTGTTCTCCGCGGTCACCGACGAGCGACACCTCCGGGTGAAGAACTACGTCGTCGATGTCGGCCAAGGGATCGGCGTCCTCCACAGCGAGGACGACGGTTCGCCGAAGGAGCGACTGGTCGGTTCGTGGATGGCCGGCATGCTCCAACAGCTCGATTCGAGGGGCCGGAAGAACCCCCAGGCGTTCAGCTACGACGGCGTCCTTTCACAGGGGAACGGGCTCCTCACAATCATCGAGGACGCCGCCCAACACGCGGATCTGCTCCAGAAGCTGTTGAATGTCCCCGACGAAGGGACGGTGAAGCTCGACAAGGGGATCGGGATGGATCTCGACACCCAGATGGTCATCATCTCGAACCCCGATCTCGAAGCGCAGCTGAACCAACACACCGGCATGGAGGGGTCCGATCCGTTGAAGGCGCTCAAACGCCGGCTGGACAAACACGAGTTCGCCTATCTGACGAACCTCTCGTTAGAAGCGGAACTGCTCCGTCGCGAGCTCACGAACGAGACGTCGATCTGGGAGGCCGACAGCTACGAGGAACTCGAATCGATGGTCCGCGAACCCGTTAGAATATCCGTCCGCGGGGCCGACGGCACCGTCCGTAACCGTGAACTCGCCCCGCACGCCATCGAGGCGGCGGCGCTGTACGCCGTCGGCTCGCGTCTCGACATCGAGGTGTTGCCGCCGGGCGTGGATCTCGTCGACAAGGCGCTGCTCTACGACCGAGGCTACCTACAAGACGGCGACGAACGGCGCTACCGCGAGGAGTTCGACTTCGGCGCGCCCGACGACGGAACCCGCGGCATCCCAGTCACGTACACGCGCGACGTCCTCGCCGACTTGCTCCACGAGGACCCCGAGCGTCGGCACCCGTCGCTCGCCGTCGAGGACGTCATCATGCCGCGGGACGTGTTGAACGCGATGGTCGACGGGCTCGACGACGCGCCGGTGTTCTCGCCGAACGAACGGACCGAGTACGAGAACCGGCTCGTCCCGGTGAAAAACCACGTCTTCGGCTGTCAGGAAGCCGATGTCATCGACGCGATCATGCGCGAGAAGCGAGTCGACGAGGCGACCGTCGAGGAGTACATCGAACACGTGTACGCGTGGGTCGAGGGCGAACGAATCGAGAACGACCGCGGCGAGACCGTCGATCCGGATCCGCTGAAGATGAAGGTGTTCGAGATCGAACACCTCGGCCGATTCGACGGGAGCGACTACGACGGCTCCGAGCCGACGGAGGACGTCGAAGCGTTCCGCGCTGAGAAGATCATCACGGCGTTGAACCGCCACGCGTGGCGGAACCGCGACGAGGACTTCCGCGTGTCCGACGTCGATCCAAGGGAGATCCCGGTCATCAGAACCGTGCTTGGCAGCCACGATTGGGACGCCGTCGGTCGAACGTTCGAGGACTTCGACCCGGATCAGTGGGACGACCCGCCCTCGGGGACTGAGACGGAGGCGATCAAGGCGCGAACGCTGCGGAACCTCCAGGAGATGTTCGGCTACTCCGCGGCCTCCGCGGAGCTGACGAGCCGGCACGTCATGGGCCAGGTGAGCTACAGATGGGACTGA
- a CDS encoding YeaH/YhbH family protein has product MGRKDDLERYREVGEAKRQDLAEFIQYGDLGNSRPDEIKIPIKIVDLPAFVYDPRDLGGVGQGQGGTPGVGDPVGEPQPGDGDGDGDESGDPGEEGGEHEYYEMDPEEFARELDEELGLDLDPKGKKVIEEKEGDYTDITRTGPASTLDFERLFKQGLKRTLAMDFDESYVEEALRVNGWGPATVFEWARGERIPVSRAWIEDAYESIPESERSRWSSIEEMNENVERESTATRIRRDGIDEIPLRREDERYRFPEIVEERERNVVVVNIRDVSGSMREAKRELVERTFTPLDWYLTGKYDNAEFVYIAHDADAWEVEREEFFGIRSGGGTRISSAYELAAEILEEAYPWSDWNRYVFAAGDSENSSNDTDDRVIPLMESIPANLHAYVETQPSGNAINATHASEVESHFADDSNVAVAYVQGPEDVVNAIYTILSTEEDS; this is encoded by the coding sequence ATGGGACGTAAAGACGACCTCGAACGGTATCGCGAAGTCGGCGAGGCGAAGCGACAGGACCTCGCCGAGTTCATCCAGTACGGCGACCTCGGGAACTCCCGTCCCGACGAGATCAAGATCCCGATCAAAATCGTCGACCTGCCGGCGTTCGTCTACGACCCGCGAGACCTGGGCGGCGTCGGCCAGGGACAGGGCGGGACGCCGGGCGTGGGCGACCCCGTTGGCGAGCCGCAACCCGGTGACGGCGATGGGGACGGCGACGAGTCGGGCGACCCGGGCGAAGAGGGCGGCGAGCACGAGTACTACGAGATGGATCCCGAGGAGTTCGCTCGGGAACTCGACGAGGAACTCGGCCTCGACCTCGATCCGAAGGGCAAGAAGGTAATCGAGGAGAAGGAAGGCGATTACACCGACATCACCCGTACCGGTCCAGCGAGCACCCTCGACTTCGAACGGCTATTCAAGCAGGGACTCAAGCGGACGTTGGCGATGGACTTCGACGAATCGTACGTCGAGGAGGCGCTCCGCGTGAACGGGTGGGGACCGGCGACGGTCTTCGAGTGGGCGCGCGGCGAACGCATCCCGGTTTCGCGGGCGTGGATCGAGGATGCCTACGAATCCATTCCCGAGTCAGAGCGCTCACGGTGGTCGTCGATCGAGGAAATGAACGAGAACGTCGAGCGGGAGTCCACAGCGACCCGTATCCGTCGCGACGGGATCGACGAGATTCCGCTCAGACGCGAGGACGAGCGATACCGTTTCCCCGAGATCGTCGAGGAGCGCGAGCGAAACGTGGTCGTGGTCAACATTCGCGACGTGTCGGGCTCGATGCGCGAGGCGAAACGCGAACTGGTCGAGCGGACGTTCACGCCGCTGGATTGGTATCTGACGGGCAAGTACGATAACGCCGAGTTCGTCTACATCGCCCACGACGCCGACGCCTGGGAGGTAGAACGTGAGGAGTTCTTCGGCATCCGCTCGGGCGGCGGGACGCGTATCTCCAGCGCCTACGAACTCGCCGCGGAGATACTGGAGGAGGCGTACCCGTGGAGCGACTGGAACCGATACGTGTTCGCGGCGGGCGACTCGGAGAACTCCTCGAACGACACCGACGACCGGGTGATCCCGCTGATGGAATCCATCCCGGCGAATCTCCACGCCTACGTGGAGACGCAACCATCGGGCAACGCGATCAACGCGACCCACGCCTCGGAGGTCGAGAGCCACTTCGCCGACGACTCGAACGTCGCCGTCGCGTACGTGCAGGGACCCGAGGACGTCGTGAACGCGATATACACGATACTCAGCACCGAGGAAGACTCATGA
- a CDS encoding DUF5820 family protein yields MFEDATLGTGWQVWNADDERAVLAYRPDVFDGSTFPAPCLPTVYVSRGRLTRRPEGNRNLPPDAPWLVRLRLEPDVERAPDAYESRGDAIEGTERLTHRFSTGEIDYRSLYEVPRESYLDALDALLDG; encoded by the coding sequence ATGTTCGAGGACGCGACGCTTGGAACCGGCTGGCAGGTCTGGAACGCCGATGACGAACGGGCAGTCCTCGCGTACCGACCGGACGTGTTCGACGGCTCGACGTTCCCCGCCCCGTGTCTGCCGACGGTGTACGTCAGTCGCGGCCGCCTGACGCGTCGGCCCGAAGGGAACCGGAACCTCCCGCCGGACGCCCCGTGGCTCGTCAGGCTTCGTCTGGAACCGGACGTCGAACGCGCGCCCGATGCGTACGAATCGAGAGGCGACGCCATCGAGGGAACCGAGCGACTGACGCACCGATTTTCGACGGGCGAGATCGACTACCGCTCGCTGTACGAGGTGCCTCGTGAATCGTACCTCGACGCGCTCGATGCGCTGCTCGACGGGTGA
- a CDS encoding High potential iron-sulfur protein: MVDDSDSQGTGNEGTVETIRRRRLLGLVGGASVTATAGCLGFGGSSDGSGDLSGRADDWCVEENNTDVPEVFLTAESIDGIVRDPDDMTPRSEAAYQCHPQGYQLCANCRYFIPGKPDETDDKKDVGACAIVEGRVRSQDWCALYQETQDLAEFPNPGPLEEPGTQKAPDLS, from the coding sequence ATGGTCGATGACAGCGACTCACAGGGTACGGGAAACGAGGGGACCGTCGAAACCATCCGCCGCCGACGACTGCTAGGGTTGGTGGGCGGCGCTTCGGTCACCGCGACCGCGGGATGTCTCGGCTTCGGTGGATCATCGGACGGTAGCGGGGACCTCTCGGGTCGAGCCGACGATTGGTGCGTCGAGGAGAACAACACCGACGTCCCGGAAGTGTTTTTGACCGCCGAGAGCATCGACGGTATCGTCCGTGACCCGGACGACATGACGCCGCGGAGCGAGGCCGCCTATCAGTGTCACCCACAGGGGTACCAACTCTGCGCGAACTGCCGGTATTTCATTCCGGGGAAACCGGACGAAACCGACGACAAAAAGGACGTGGGCGCGTGTGCGATCGTCGAGGGACGCGTTCGGTCGCAGGACTGGTGTGCGCTGTATCAAGAAACCCAAGATCTCGCGGAGTTCCCAAATCCGGGTCCGCTCGAGGAGCCGGGGACGCAGAAAGCCCCCGATCTGAGCTAG